Proteins encoded within one genomic window of Oryza brachyantha chromosome 7, ObraRS2, whole genome shotgun sequence:
- the LOC102717353 gene encoding MADS-box transcription factor 15, producing MGRGKVQLKRIENKINRQVTFSKRRNGLLKKAHEISVLCDAEVAAIVFSPKGKLYEYATDSRMDKILERYERYSYAEKALISAESESEGNWCHEYRKLKAKIETIQKCHKHLMGEDLESLNLKELQQLEQQLESSLKHIRSRKSHLMLESISELQKKERSLQEENKALQKELVERQKTVTVRGQQQVVQWDQAQAQAQAQPQAQTSSSSSSMLRDQQALLPPQNICYPPVMMGERSDAAAAAAVQGQVQLRIGGLPPWMLSHLNA from the exons atggggcGTGGGAAGGTGCAGCTGAAGAGGATAGAGAACAAGATCAACCGGCAGGTGACGTTCTCGAAGCGGAGGAACGGGCTGCTCAAGAAGGCGCACGAGATCTCCGTCCTCTGCGATGCCGAGGTCGCCGCCATCGTCTTCTCCCCCAAGGGCAAGCTCTACGAGTACGCCACCGACTCCAG GATGGACAAAATCCTTGAACGTTATGAACGCTATTCATATGCTGAAAAGGCTCTCATTTCAGCTGAATCCGAGAGTGAG GGAAATTGGTGCCATGAATACAGGAAACTTAAGGCAAAGATTGAGACCATACAAAAATGTCACAA ACACCTCATGGGAGAGGATCTGGAATCCTTGAACCTCAAAGAACTGCAACAGCTAGAGCAGCAGCTGGAGAGTTCATTGAAGCACATAAGATCAAGAAAG AGTCACCTTATGCTCGAGTCCATTTCTGAGCTGCAGAAAAAG GAGAGATCACTGCAGGAGGAGAACAAGGCTCTGCAGAAGGAA CTAGTGGAGAGGCAGAAGACTGTGACTGTGAGGGGGCAGCAGCAAGTAGTGCAGTGGGACCAAGCCCAGGcccaagcccaagcccaacCCCAGGCCCAGacaagctcctcctcctcctccatgctCAGGGATCAGCAGGCTCTTCTTCCACCACAAAACATCTG cTATCCGCCGGTGATGATGGGAGAGAGAagcgatgcggcggcggcggcggcggtgcagggTCAGGTGCAACTCCGCATTGGAGGCCTGCCGCCATGGATGCTGAGCCACCTCAATGCTTAA